A single region of the Bartonella harrusi genome encodes:
- the rimM gene encoding ribosome maturation factor RimM (Essential for efficient processing of 16S rRNA) produces MEHNKKKSKKKVYLAIIGLPHGIKGDILVKVLNGEPQSLKTYATLYDDMGRTYEIVRLRVQKKNAIVRFKGIEDRGAAENLKGIRLYVAREQLVNDLDEDEFYQCDLIGLSVQDCVGQVLGEVHGFFNFGAGDLLEIRLNTRKTVLIPFSKVAVPKICIASGFLVVDPVAAGLSDDKEADGMRQNKGERNKRKVESQRTQK; encoded by the coding sequence ATGGAACATAATAAAAAAAAGTCTAAAAAGAAAGTCTATCTTGCCATTATTGGTTTGCCTCATGGCATAAAAGGAGACATTTTGGTCAAAGTTTTAAATGGTGAACCACAGAGTTTAAAGACTTATGCTACTCTTTACGATGATATGGGGCGGACTTATGAAATTGTAAGACTTCGCGTGCAAAAAAAGAATGCAATTGTGCGTTTTAAGGGGATTGAAGATCGCGGTGCTGCTGAAAACTTAAAAGGAATTCGCCTGTATGTTGCTCGTGAACAATTGGTCAATGATTTGGATGAGGATGAATTTTATCAGTGCGATCTCATTGGACTTTCTGTTCAAGATTGTGTTGGTCAAGTATTAGGTGAAGTGCATGGTTTTTTTAATTTTGGAGCTGGTGATTTGCTTGAAATACGGTTGAATACGCGCAAAACGGTGCTTATTCCTTTTAGCAAGGTAGCTGTGCCAAAAATTTGTATTGCCTCTGGTTTTCTTGTTGTTGATCCCGTCGCTGCTGGATTAAGCGATGATAAAGAGGCTGATGGTATGAGGCAAAATAAAGGTGAAAGAAACAAAAGAAAAGTGGAAAGTCAAAGAACGCAAAAATAA
- a CDS encoding SapC family protein: MANIMLFYKDITPINKVAHKNLKFSPPSDMSFAKNTHWVPLASSEYFQAALDYPILFMCAEDENKKKHYTSAALVGLSNDENDYITSDKNWERNTYVPAFVRRYPFVLAQLQNEKELSVCFDQQSGMFNEVAGTELFNSDGSISPFMEERIHFLESFKIAMEKTTEFIDALVEIDLLSQKSINVKNDQGLSAQLEHFWVVDEEKLNKLSASQLAKLHKNGFLGLIFAHLMSTHNLLKILSLKGEKRIMNHEEALPKNSDDSGSEKQKKKETLN; this comes from the coding sequence ATGGCAAATATTATGCTGTTTTACAAAGATATTACCCCAATTAATAAAGTTGCTCATAAAAACCTCAAATTTTCTCCCCCAAGTGACATGTCCTTTGCTAAAAATACACATTGGGTTCCTTTAGCAAGCAGTGAATATTTTCAAGCTGCTCTAGACTACCCTATTTTGTTTATGTGCGCAGAAGATGAGAATAAGAAAAAACATTATACATCGGCTGCTCTTGTGGGTCTTTCTAACGACGAAAATGATTACATCACCTCCGATAAAAATTGGGAACGAAACACTTATGTTCCCGCTTTTGTCCGTCGCTATCCTTTTGTTCTTGCTCAACTGCAAAATGAAAAAGAGCTTTCCGTTTGTTTTGATCAACAATCAGGTATGTTCAATGAAGTTGCGGGAACAGAACTCTTTAATTCCGATGGATCTATTTCCCCTTTTATGGAAGAGCGTATTCATTTTCTTGAAAGTTTTAAAATTGCTATGGAAAAAACCACTGAGTTTATTGATGCTCTTGTAGAGATAGATCTTCTCAGTCAAAAATCTATCAATGTAAAAAATGACCAAGGTCTTTCGGCACAATTGGAACATTTTTGGGTTGTTGATGAAGAAAAACTGAATAAACTCTCTGCAAGTCAGCTCGCCAAACTTCATAAAAATGGCTTTTTAGGATTAATTTTCGCGCATTTGATGTCAACGCATAATCTTTTAAAAATACTCTCTTTAAAAGGTGAAAAGCGCATTATGAATCATGAAGAAGCACTCCCAAAAAACAGCGACGACTCTGGAAGCGAAAAGCAGAAAAAGAAAGAAACCCTCAATTAA
- a CDS encoding tyrosine recombinase XerC: MPTKKDCRKDKNIFLIPANHAILTARKNWLEDLVQTRRMATKTAQAYERDTRQFLFFLCQHLGYEPTFDDLANLRVIDLRAYLAYRRAHDVSARSLSRGMAGLRSFFRYLSREGIVNVPAAKLVRTPKQPKSLPKPLAIEYALHIVKQENQQENEPWITARNAAILMLLYGCGMRISEALALTPEQFSDPEKTSLFVTGKGQKTRLVPLIKIVHETVNNYLKCCPYPLANNQPMFRGARGGPLQPAIIQRAVRNLRASLGLPETATPHTLRHSFATHLLSRGGDLRTIQELLGHTSLSTTQVYTHVDTDRLLEIYQKAHPRS; the protein is encoded by the coding sequence ATGCCGACAAAGAAAGACTGTAGAAAAGACAAAAATATTTTTCTTATTCCAGCCAACCATGCCATTTTAACAGCAAGGAAAAATTGGTTAGAGGATCTTGTTCAAACACGGCGTATGGCAACAAAAACAGCACAAGCTTATGAACGTGATACACGGCAATTTTTGTTTTTTCTCTGTCAACATTTAGGGTACGAACCAACCTTTGATGATCTTGCCAATTTGCGCGTTATCGATTTGCGCGCTTATTTGGCTTATCGTCGTGCACATGACGTAAGCGCTCGCTCTTTAAGTCGTGGGATGGCGGGTTTGCGCTCTTTTTTCAGATATTTATCGCGAGAAGGCATCGTCAATGTGCCTGCTGCTAAGCTTGTCCGAACCCCAAAACAACCAAAATCGCTTCCAAAACCTTTGGCTATAGAATATGCGCTTCATATTGTTAAACAAGAAAATCAACAGGAAAATGAACCATGGATTACTGCCCGCAATGCTGCTATTTTGATGCTTCTTTATGGCTGTGGCATGCGAATATCAGAAGCTCTAGCACTCACACCGGAGCAATTTTCTGATCCTGAAAAAACAAGCTTATTTGTCACGGGAAAGGGTCAAAAAACACGCCTTGTTCCGCTCATAAAAATTGTCCACGAAACGGTAAACAATTATCTCAAATGCTGCCCATATCCTTTGGCAAATAACCAACCAATGTTTCGCGGTGCGCGTGGTGGCCCTTTGCAGCCCGCCATTATTCAACGCGCCGTTCGCAATTTACGAGCAAGTCTTGGTTTACCAGAGACTGCCACCCCCCATACATTGCGTCATTCTTTTGCGACCCATCTTTTATCACGAGGAGGGGATTTACGTACCATTCAAGAACTCCTTGGCCATACCAGCCTCTCCACCACCCAAGTCTATACCCACGTTGATACAGACCGTTTATTGGAAATTTATCAAAAAGCGCATCCCCGTTCTTGA
- a CDS encoding BolA family protein translates to MSTPIQSIITMKLQDAFHPQKLEVINESHLHEGHPHEEHAFDGKGETHFRVKILSSSFVGMTRVEIHRTIYQVLQKELATCVHALALEVGSV, encoded by the coding sequence ATGTCTACTCCGATTCAATCAATCATTACGATGAAACTCCAAGATGCTTTTCATCCACAAAAACTTGAGGTTATTAACGAGAGTCACCTTCATGAAGGGCATCCCCATGAAGAGCATGCTTTTGATGGGAAAGGGGAAACGCACTTTCGGGTAAAAATTCTCTCTTCTTCTTTTGTTGGTATGACGCGTGTGGAGATACATCGAACAATCTATCAAGTTTTACAAAAAGAACTTGCAACTTGTGTTCATGCTTTGGCGCTTGAAGTTGGGTCTGTTTAA
- a CDS encoding J domain-containing protein, producing the protein MVTTSKLFDSIRISSNKKERTESQAQQCQWEGCEQAGTHKAPAGRNHEGQYLHFCIDHVRAYNKNFNYFSGLSDKDIAKFQKDALTGHRPTWPTDFSNGTSKKTAANYAQIRSGTAAYQNRMRDPFTLFTQRHSTRNSSRKLKPLEAKAFETLGLAANASSEEIKTKYKELVKKHHPDSNGGNRSSEERFRDVLHAYNLLKKSGLC; encoded by the coding sequence ATGGTAACAACATCTAAATTATTCGACTCAATTCGAATCAGTTCCAATAAAAAGGAACGGACTGAATCGCAAGCACAACAATGTCAATGGGAAGGCTGTGAGCAAGCAGGCACGCATAAAGCACCAGCAGGTCGCAATCACGAAGGTCAATATCTCCATTTTTGTATTGATCACGTGCGTGCTTATAATAAAAATTTTAATTACTTCTCTGGTCTTAGCGATAAAGATATTGCAAAGTTCCAAAAGGATGCCCTTACAGGGCATCGCCCGACATGGCCTACCGATTTTAGCAATGGCACCTCAAAAAAAACCGCTGCGAATTATGCGCAAATCCGTTCTGGGACAGCTGCTTACCAAAACCGTATGCGTGATCCCTTTACGCTCTTTACCCAACGTCATTCAACCAGAAATTCCTCAAGAAAATTAAAGCCCTTAGAAGCAAAAGCTTTTGAGACATTGGGATTAGCAGCAAACGCTTCATCTGAAGAGATCAAAACAAAATATAAAGAACTTGTAAAAAAACACCATCCTGATTCCAATGGCGGCAACCGTTCTTCAGAAGAACGTTTTCGCGATGTTTTGCACGCTTATAATTTGCTCAAAAAATCTGGTTTGTGCTAG
- the cobS gene encoding cobaltochelatase subunit CobS, whose amino-acid sequence MTEKKLTVENMPDITVCARDLFDVDTDMKVPAFSTKSAHVPDIDPDYLFDQQTTLAILAGFAFNRRVMISGYHGTGKSTHIEQVAARLNWPCIRINLDSHVSRIDLVGKDAIVLKDGLQITEFKEGILPWAYQNNIALVFDEYDAGRPDVMFVIQRVLEASGRLSLLDQSRVITPHSAFRLFATANTIGLGDTTGLYHGTQQINQAQMDRWSLVTILNYLPHDKEVDIVCSKVKTFQTIEGKKTISQMVHVADMVRQSFINGDLSTVMSPRTVITWAENTKIFQNVGFAFRLTFLNKCDELERSAVAEFYQRAFGEELPESRIHGVSP is encoded by the coding sequence ATGACAGAAAAAAAACTGACAGTTGAAAATATGCCCGATATCACAGTTTGTGCTCGCGATCTGTTTGATGTTGATACGGATATGAAAGTCCCTGCTTTTAGCACAAAAAGCGCCCACGTTCCCGATATAGATCCCGATTATCTTTTTGATCAACAAACAACTTTAGCAATTTTAGCAGGTTTTGCCTTTAACCGCCGTGTCATGATTTCCGGTTATCACGGCACTGGTAAATCGACACATATTGAACAAGTTGCAGCCCGTCTCAACTGGCCTTGTATACGCATTAATCTCGACAGTCATGTGAGCCGTATTGATCTTGTAGGAAAGGATGCCATTGTTTTAAAAGATGGCTTACAAATCACTGAATTTAAAGAGGGCATTTTGCCTTGGGCTTATCAAAACAATATTGCTCTTGTTTTCGATGAATATGATGCAGGCCGTCCTGATGTTATGTTTGTCATCCAGCGTGTTCTTGAAGCTTCTGGGCGACTAAGCTTGCTTGACCAAAGCCGTGTTATCACGCCTCACTCAGCCTTTCGTCTTTTTGCAACCGCAAATACCATAGGCCTTGGCGATACAACAGGACTTTATCATGGCACACAACAAATCAACCAAGCCCAAATGGACCGTTGGTCACTTGTAACAATCCTCAATTATTTGCCGCATGATAAAGAGGTTGATATTGTTTGTTCCAAGGTTAAAACTTTTCAAACAATAGAGGGGAAAAAGACAATTTCACAAATGGTCCATGTTGCTGATATGGTGCGTCAATCTTTTATTAATGGAGATCTTTCAACCGTCATGAGCCCACGCACTGTCATTACTTGGGCAGAAAATACGAAAATTTTTCAAAATGTTGGCTTTGCCTTTCGACTTACTTTTCTCAATAAATGTGATGAACTCGAACGTTCAGCTGTTGCAGAATTCTATCAACGTGCCTTTGGGGAAGAGCTTCCTGAATCACGCATTCATGGTGTTTCGCCTTAA
- a CDS encoding VUT family protein, with protein sequence MSSVQSLLFAQQKRRYIAFSIIAMCLTVTASNILVQYPVYWFGLNELLTYGAFTYPIAFLINDLANRFCGPAVARRVVYAGFVSGVFVSWILATPRLAIASSLAFLFGQLLDIMVFTPLRRKTWWKAPLAAALVGSALDTVLFFSLAFASCFSFIDQMTGYADSSILGTTLLGEVEIPIWLSLAFGDFSVKIIMSLFMLIPYGTILRAIKIPLYNNHLKDKSSFVGNE encoded by the coding sequence ATGTCTTCAGTACAGAGTCTTTTATTCGCACAGCAAAAGAGAAGGTATATTGCTTTCTCTATCATTGCGATGTGCCTTACTGTAACTGCTTCTAATATTTTGGTGCAGTATCCTGTCTATTGGTTTGGTTTAAATGAACTCCTAACCTATGGTGCTTTTACCTATCCGATAGCTTTTCTGATCAATGATTTAGCTAATCGTTTTTGTGGTCCAGCCGTAGCGCGGCGTGTGGTTTATGCTGGTTTTGTTTCTGGTGTTTTTGTTTCTTGGATCTTGGCGACACCACGGCTTGCAATTGCTTCTAGTTTAGCATTCTTATTTGGACAACTGCTTGATATTATGGTTTTTACGCCTTTAAGGCGTAAGACATGGTGGAAAGCGCCTTTAGCAGCGGCGTTGGTTGGTTCCGCTTTGGATACGGTTTTGTTTTTTTCTCTTGCTTTTGCGAGTTGTTTTTCCTTTATTGATCAGATGACAGGTTATGCTGATAGTTCAATCTTGGGGACGACTCTTTTGGGAGAGGTGGAGATTCCGATTTGGCTCTCACTTGCTTTTGGCGATTTTTCAGTAAAAATTATTATGAGTTTGTTTATGTTGATTCCTTATGGAACAATTCTTAGAGCTATAAAAATCCCTCTTTATAACAATCATTTAAAAGATAAATCGTCTTTTGTTGGTAATGAATAG
- the rpmB gene encoding 50S ribosomal protein L28, translating into MSRACELTGKTVLYGNNVSHANNKTRRRFLPNLCNVTLISEVLQQGYRLRVSASALRSVEHRGGLDGFLIKADDKELSQRARLLKRQIIKKKAENKAEQAA; encoded by the coding sequence ATGTCTCGTGCCTGCGAATTGACAGGAAAAACAGTTCTTTATGGCAATAATGTTAGCCATGCGAACAATAAAACACGTCGTCGTTTTTTACCAAATCTTTGCAATGTAACATTGATTTCAGAAGTGTTACAGCAAGGTTATCGCTTGCGTGTTTCAGCAAGTGCTTTGCGTTCTGTTGAGCACCGCGGTGGTCTTGATGGCTTTTTGATCAAAGCTGATGATAAAGAATTGTCGCAACGTGCGCGTTTGTTAAAACGCCAAATCATTAAGAAAAAAGCTGAAAATAAGGCTGAACAAGCAGCATAG
- a CDS encoding SURF1 family protein — MNKTVSSIAELQEKHIRFSSLLLSILLTCFFLLFSALGVWQIQRLNWKTNLITSVNQRVHSHPIKAPPQNQWRHVTFEKDEYRPIIITGKFLTDKNIFVIAVAQNTTGYWVLTPLQTADNTLTFVNRGFIPMDARQNFQRAEQADTERSTQQDSAQKSEQTTIIGSLRMSEKNGFFPRKNNPDNDLWYTRDLPAMAQKLGLSTVAPYFIDAGKKTAPQKKLPIAGLTVVHFRNNHLVYAITWFILAAGVLGGSLFLLQQKR; from the coding sequence ATGAACAAAACAGTTTCTTCCATTGCAGAACTTCAAGAAAAACATATCCGCTTTTCTTCACTCCTCCTTAGCATTTTATTGACGTGTTTTTTCCTTCTCTTTAGTGCACTAGGTGTATGGCAAATACAACGATTAAACTGGAAAACAAATCTTATCACCAGTGTCAATCAACGTGTTCACTCACATCCCATCAAAGCACCACCACAAAATCAATGGAGACACGTTACTTTTGAGAAAGATGAATATCGTCCTATCATTATCACAGGAAAGTTTCTAACAGATAAAAATATTTTTGTTATTGCTGTTGCTCAAAATACCACGGGCTACTGGGTTTTAACCCCCTTACAAACAGCTGACAATACCCTGACCTTTGTGAATCGTGGTTTTATCCCCATGGATGCGCGTCAAAACTTTCAAAGAGCAGAACAAGCAGACACAGAGCGATCAACGCAGCAAGATTCTGCGCAAAAGTCAGAGCAAACCACAATCATAGGTTCATTACGAATGAGCGAAAAAAATGGATTTTTCCCACGGAAAAATAATCCTGATAACGATTTATGGTATACACGAGATCTTCCCGCTATGGCACAAAAACTTGGCTTATCCACCGTTGCCCCTTATTTTATTGACGCTGGAAAAAAAACAGCTCCACAAAAAAAGCTTCCCATTGCTGGCTTAACGGTTGTGCATTTTCGCAATAATCATCTTGTCTATGCTATCACGTGGTTTATTTTAGCTGCTGGTGTTCTCGGTGGTTCACTTTTTCTATTGCAACAAAAACGCTAA
- a CDS encoding DUF1127 domain-containing protein: protein MNILRSYSNWRRYRRTVNALRRLSTHELNDLGICRGNIRSIARYYSHKSF, encoded by the coding sequence ATGAATATTCTACGTTCTTATAGTAATTGGCGCCGTTATCGGCGAACAGTTAATGCGTTACGCCGTCTTTCAACACATGAATTGAATGATCTTGGTATTTGTCGCGGCAATATTCGTTCAATTGCACGCTATTATTCGCATAAATCTTTTTAA
- the purH gene encoding bifunctional phosphoribosylaminoimidazolecarboxamide formyltransferase/IMP cyclohydrolase, whose amino-acid sequence MDVVAKSFPIPDLHRVRRVLLSVSDKTGLVPFAQALHRYGVELISTGGTAKALIAAGLAVKDVAEITGFPEIMDGRVKTLHPLVHGALLGVRQDPSHREAMEKHGICEIDLLVVNLYPFEETSQSGADRQTIIENIDIGGPAMIRAAAKNHAYTGVITAVSDYDAVLAELKKHDGCLSLSMRRQLALCAYAHTAAYDAAIAAWFAKDLKVKMPSWQSFSGHLESVMRYGENPHQKAAFYRNNEKRFGVATAKLLQGKALSYNNMNDTDAAFELVAEFDPQRTAAVALIKHANPCGVAEGQSLKEAYLKALICDNVSAFGGIVALNQTLDEECAAEIVKIFTEVIIAPDATMAAREIIAKKKNLRLLITGGVPDPRCGGLVTKTLSGGMLVQSRDNMVVDDLNLQVVTKRAPSQDEMRDLQFAFRVVKHVKSNAIVYAKNSATVGIGAGQMSRIDSAQIAAHKAEESAKRAGLTETPTKGSVVASDAFFPFADGLLAAFDAGATAVIQPGGSMRDEEVIAAADAHGLAMVFTGVRHFRH is encoded by the coding sequence ATGGATGTTGTTGCAAAAAGTTTTCCCATACCTGATCTTCATCGGGTTCGTCGTGTTCTTCTTTCCGTGTCGGATAAAACTGGTTTGGTGCCATTTGCGCAAGCGCTTCATCGTTATGGTGTTGAATTGATTTCGACAGGAGGGACAGCTAAAGCTTTGATCGCTGCGGGGTTAGCTGTCAAAGATGTCGCTGAAATTACAGGATTTCCAGAAATAATGGATGGGCGCGTTAAAACTCTTCATCCTTTGGTTCATGGTGCTCTGTTAGGTGTAAGACAGGATCCTAGCCATAGGGAAGCTATGGAAAAGCATGGTATTTGTGAAATCGATCTTTTGGTAGTTAATCTTTATCCTTTTGAAGAGACTTCTCAATCTGGAGCTGATAGACAAACGATTATTGAAAATATTGATATTGGTGGACCGGCAATGATTCGTGCGGCAGCAAAGAATCATGCTTATACTGGTGTTATTACAGCAGTGAGTGATTATGATGCTGTTCTTGCGGAATTAAAGAAGCATGATGGGTGTCTCAGTTTGTCTATGCGCCGTCAGTTAGCACTATGTGCTTATGCACACACTGCGGCTTATGATGCCGCCATAGCGGCTTGGTTCGCAAAGGATTTAAAAGTTAAAATGCCATCGTGGCAGAGTTTTTCTGGTCATCTTGAAAGTGTTATGCGCTATGGGGAAAATCCACATCAAAAGGCGGCGTTTTATCGTAATAATGAGAAACGTTTTGGTGTTGCAACAGCTAAACTTTTGCAAGGTAAGGCACTCTCTTATAATAATATGAATGATACAGATGCGGCATTTGAACTCGTAGCAGAATTTGATCCTCAAAGGACTGCTGCTGTTGCGCTTATTAAACATGCCAACCCTTGTGGTGTTGCGGAAGGACAGAGTTTGAAAGAGGCTTATTTGAAAGCACTCATATGTGATAATGTTTCCGCATTTGGTGGAATTGTTGCGTTAAATCAAACTCTTGATGAAGAATGTGCAGCAGAAATTGTCAAAATTTTCACGGAAGTGATTATTGCTCCTGATGCAACAATGGCCGCACGTGAAATTATTGCTAAGAAAAAAAATCTTCGTTTGTTGATAACAGGTGGTGTTCCTGATCCACGATGTGGAGGGCTTGTTACCAAAACGCTTTCTGGTGGAATGTTAGTGCAGTCGCGTGATAATATGGTGGTGGATGATCTTAATTTGCAAGTGGTGACAAAGCGGGCCCCAAGTCAAGATGAAATGCGTGATCTTCAATTCGCTTTTCGGGTGGTAAAGCATGTTAAATCAAATGCTATTGTTTATGCGAAAAATAGTGCAACTGTTGGTATTGGTGCCGGCCAAATGAGCCGTATTGATTCGGCTCAAATTGCTGCGCATAAAGCTGAAGAAAGTGCAAAAAGAGCGGGATTAACAGAAACTCCAACCAAAGGGTCCGTGGTTGCATCGGATGCATTTTTTCCTTTTGCAGATGGTTTGTTGGCAGCTTTTGACGCTGGTGCAACAGCTGTTATTCAACCAGGTGGTTCCATGCGTGATGAGGAAGTGATAGCTGCTGCTGATGCCCATGGTTTAGCTATGGTTTTTACAGGTGTACGGCATTTTCGCCATTGA
- a CDS encoding heparinase II/III family protein, translated as MAVAVKSYQVKTSDFGYRIHQLIRRLSVGPLFRWRFSGFRPHKILAHPIDLHLADPVMAHEFYHGRFAFAGHMVEAGAVSPFALVPPAPEWEAALHDFHWLRHMAAAESDLAVAHARSLLEDWLDHGGKTVKGLAWSGPVVARRLISWICHSKILLQKASERFEKRFLRALGFQFRYLRTVICSMESDDQRLQAAAALTFASLALPVSAAIKKKVQNFLIEELSQQILVDGGHISRSPAILLNLLSDLLSLRHLFAKSHETAPRILIDSVERMLPALRFFIHEDQTLAHFNGVGPLVSKHLSTVLELDETAGHPFSYARYSGFQRLQAHQTTVLADTGKFPPRSVAQHASSGCLSFEMSSRGSRFIINTGVNPYGREEYQHLGRMTAAHSTATVNDCSVGIFRKKKKKGASLLLEGPTDVKVRRIEDSEKTGFIASHDGYVRPFNLVHERGLILATNGTMIEGFDRFFVPPKGLAKRYKAEQNEQNHVAVRFHLHPQVEVNYDGNGVRLAAQGGQEWYFMSPDADIFLEDSIDFAESVGPQRTQQIVLYCCPAFQEKVRWRFTCHP; from the coding sequence GTGGCGGTTGCAGTCAAAAGTTATCAGGTAAAGACGTCGGATTTTGGGTATAGGATACACCAATTGATACGGCGTTTATCCGTTGGCCCTCTGTTTCGTTGGCGGTTTTCGGGATTTCGTCCCCATAAAATTTTAGCGCATCCCATTGATTTGCATCTAGCTGATCCGGTGATGGCACACGAATTTTATCATGGTCGTTTTGCTTTTGCTGGTCATATGGTTGAGGCTGGTGCTGTTTCACCTTTTGCGTTGGTTCCACCAGCACCAGAATGGGAAGCTGCTTTGCATGATTTTCATTGGTTACGGCATATGGCGGCAGCAGAGAGTGATTTGGCTGTAGCACATGCGCGTTCTCTCTTAGAAGATTGGCTTGATCATGGTGGTAAAACAGTCAAAGGGCTTGCTTGGAGTGGTCCGGTTGTGGCTCGGCGTTTGATTTCGTGGATTTGCCATTCGAAAATATTGTTGCAAAAGGCAAGTGAACGGTTTGAAAAACGCTTTTTACGTGCACTTGGCTTTCAGTTTCGTTATTTGCGCACAGTGATTTGTAGCATGGAAAGCGATGATCAACGTTTACAAGCTGCTGCCGCTTTGACATTTGCCTCTCTTGCTTTGCCTGTTTCTGCTGCAATCAAAAAAAAGGTGCAAAACTTTCTTATAGAGGAACTTTCACAGCAGATTTTAGTTGATGGTGGTCATATTTCACGTAGTCCTGCCATTTTGCTCAATTTGTTATCAGATTTATTGTCGCTTCGTCATCTGTTTGCGAAGAGTCATGAAACAGCACCGCGGATCCTCATTGATTCTGTTGAACGTATGTTGCCAGCTTTACGGTTTTTTATTCATGAAGATCAAACATTGGCGCATTTTAATGGGGTTGGACCACTTGTCTCTAAGCATTTATCAACCGTTTTAGAGCTTGATGAGACAGCTGGACATCCTTTTAGTTATGCACGTTATTCAGGGTTTCAACGTTTACAAGCGCATCAAACGACAGTGCTTGCAGATACAGGAAAATTTCCGCCACGTTCTGTTGCACAACATGCTAGTTCTGGATGTTTGTCGTTTGAAATGTCTTCACGAGGAAGTCGCTTTATTATCAATACAGGTGTTAACCCTTATGGACGTGAGGAATATCAGCATTTAGGACGTATGACTGCGGCACATTCAACCGCAACGGTTAATGATTGTTCGGTGGGCATTTTTCGTAAAAAAAAGAAGAAAGGCGCTTCACTTTTGCTTGAAGGGCCAACGGATGTTAAAGTGCGCCGTATAGAGGATTCAGAAAAAACGGGTTTTATTGCGAGCCATGATGGCTATGTGCGGCCTTTTAATCTTGTTCATGAGCGTGGTCTTATTTTAGCAACAAATGGAACAATGATTGAGGGATTTGACCGCTTTTTTGTGCCACCTAAGGGGCTTGCAAAAAGATATAAGGCAGAGCAAAATGAACAGAATCATGTTGCTGTTCGGTTTCATCTTCATCCCCAAGTTGAGGTTAACTATGATGGAAATGGTGTGCGTTTAGCCGCTCAAGGTGGACAAGAGTGGTATTTTATGTCTCCTGATGCTGATATTTTTCTTGAAGATTCGATTGATTTTGCTGAATCTGTAGGTCCGCAACGCACACAACAGATCGTTTTGTATTGCTGTCCTGCATTCCAAGAAAAAGTTCGTTGGCGTTTTACGTGCCATCCTTGA